From Draconibacterium halophilum, one genomic window encodes:
- a CDS encoding N-acetylmuramoyl-L-alanine amidase-like domain-containing protein gives MKKKFFLFVNVLFFGFSLLSAQNYSKLNDEEICNKILFELQKQSDKSTAKLVVETGKLLMNTPYVAHTLETEPEQLIVNLRELDCTTFAENCLALARTAKTRKPSYKHFKNELQLIRYRGGEINGYPSRLHYFSDWIIDNDKKQTVSSASKSISNIEFDKTINFMSLHPDSYKPLKNNAVYIGAINKQEHKLTNSELYYIPKEKLEALKHLLKDGDIFGITTNVDGLDITHVGIAVFKNDSLLFMHASSKAEKVILSKETLSEYLINRKSATGIMVARPL, from the coding sequence ATGAAAAAGAAGTTTTTCCTGTTTGTTAACGTGCTCTTTTTTGGGTTTTCCCTTCTTTCCGCGCAAAATTACTCCAAGCTTAATGATGAAGAAATTTGTAATAAAATTCTTTTTGAACTACAGAAGCAGAGTGATAAATCAACTGCAAAACTCGTTGTTGAAACGGGGAAATTACTGATGAACACGCCTTACGTTGCCCATACATTAGAAACCGAACCCGAGCAATTAATCGTTAATTTGCGTGAACTCGACTGTACCACTTTTGCCGAAAACTGCCTGGCATTAGCACGTACTGCAAAAACACGAAAACCATCGTATAAACATTTTAAAAATGAGTTACAACTTATCCGTTATCGCGGAGGAGAAATAAACGGCTACCCATCGCGTTTGCATTATTTCAGCGATTGGATAATTGATAATGACAAAAAACAAACGGTTAGTTCGGCATCAAAATCAATTAGTAATATTGAATTCGATAAAACGATAAACTTCATGAGCCTCCATCCCGACAGCTATAAACCACTGAAAAACAATGCTGTTTATATTGGAGCTATAAACAAACAAGAGCACAAACTAACAAATAGCGAGCTTTATTATATCCCCAAAGAGAAGCTTGAAGCCCTAAAACATTTACTTAAAGATGGTGATATTTTTGGCATCACTACCAATGTTGATGGGCTGGATATAACGCATGTTGGTATTGCTGTTTTTAAGAATGATTCACTCCTCTTCATGCATGCTTCGTCGAAGGCCGAGAAAGTAATCTTATCGAAAGAAACGCTTTCGGAATACCTTATAAACCGAAAATCAGCTACTGGAATAATGGTTGCCCGCCCCTTGTAA
- a CDS encoding O-acetyl-ADP-ribose deacetylase: protein MSKIRLHRGDITQLEVDAIVNAANKSLLGGGGVDGAIQRAAGPELLNESRQLNGCETGDAKITKGYNLPAKFVIHTVGPVYNGGKYNEAEKLALCYRRSLEVAMQNDVKTIAFPNISTGVYGYPKQEAAKIATKTVKEFLDNNSGIEEVIFCVFDEENYNIYNNLLA from the coding sequence ATGAGCAAAATTAGATTACATCGGGGCGATATTACCCAACTTGAAGTTGACGCCATTGTTAATGCAGCCAATAAATCGTTGCTGGGGGGTGGCGGAGTTGACGGAGCTATTCAGCGGGCTGCCGGTCCCGAACTTTTAAACGAAAGCCGGCAACTTAACGGTTGCGAAACCGGCGATGCTAAAATTACCAAAGGTTATAATTTACCCGCTAAATTTGTGATCCACACCGTTGGTCCGGTTTATAACGGAGGAAAATACAACGAAGCCGAAAAACTGGCATTGTGTTACCGCCGAAGCTTGGAAGTGGCGATGCAAAACGATGTAAAAACAATTGCTTTTCCGAATATCAGCACCGGCGTTTATGGCTACCCAAAACAAGAGGCAGCAAAAATTGCTACCAAAACGGTGAAAGAATTTCTTGATAACAATTCGGGAATTGAGGAAGTGATATTTTGTGTATTCGACGAAGAAAATTACAACATTTATAACAATCTGCTAGCTTAA